The Candidatus Fermentibacter sp. sequence CGCCGCTGCGCTCGATTCCATCCTCGAATCGCAGATCAGGACCCAGGTCGAATCCCTGCCCGACGAGGAACTCGCAGCCATCGGAGATGTGGAGAACTACGTCGCTGCGTCGCTGATGCAGACCAGGACCACGGCCACGAGCCCCTGGTTCGTCGAGTTCGTATCCACCGATCCCGCGGAATATGCAGCGGCGTGCAGGTGCCCTGTTCTCGCGGTCTACGGCTCGCTGGACGTGCAGGTCGAAGCGGATGTGAACGCGCCTGCGATGGCCGGGGCGCTGGCCGGGAATGCCGGATCGGCGGTGGAGGTCCTGGATGGCGCGAACCACCTCTTCCAGGCCGCGAACACGGGGTCGATAGAGGAGTACGCATCGCTCGACCAGCGTTTCGTGCCCGGGCTCATCCCGCTTCTGCTGTCGACGATCAGTTCCGCTGGGGAGTGACCGGCTCGACGGCGAACATCCAGGGCCAGCACTTCCCGGTGAGGATCATCCGGCCGCCCGAGTCGAAGGCTATGCCGTTGAGCACGTCGGCGCCCGACCATCCGGAGGGGTCGAGGAGCCCCGAGGCGTCCATGATCGAGGCGACCCGCCCGGTGGCCGCGTCTATGGCCAGTATGGTGCCCAGGCCCCACTGGTTCGCGTAGAGAACCCCGTCACGGTACTCGAGCTCGTTGAGGAATGGCGCAACCGAACCCCCGGCCCTGACCTCGATCGAGCCCAGCTCCACGAACGTCGAGGGATCGCGCAGAGCGATCGTCCCCGATCCGTCGCTCATGTATAGGAGGCTTTCGGAGGCCGCGAGGCCCCATCCCTCGCCATCGTACGAGAAGGATCCGCACCGCGCGAGATCGGGGACCGTGAAACGCAGGGCGGTGCCCTCGCGCCAGGTCAGCATGCAGAGAGTGTCGTCGACTATCGCGATGCCCTCGGCGAAGAGGCTGTCGGGCAGAACGACCTCTTCCAGGATCTCCATCGAGGGCCAGGCGATCCGCCTCAGCCGCGAAGAGCCGTAGCCACCTGAAGATTCATAGATGTCCCCATCGTAGAAGCATAGCCCCTGCGTGAACATTGTCCTGTCGTGTTCAAGCGTGTCTGTTATGACGGCGACCCATGCATCGAATCCTGGGCCGGCCACTCCCGGCGGATTTCCTGCAGGAGCCGGACCGGGAACCCGCTCCGGGGAGGAGCAGGCTGTCAGGGCCTGGATGGAGACGAAGACCCCCAGAAGGAACGGTCTCATCGCAGTGTGCCGCCCGTGAGGGACCTCTCCGCCGGACGGCCGGGGACCGCCGCACCGATGAGGCAGCGGCAGCCCCCGATATGCACCGATGGGCGGCAGGGTTCGCGCCGGAGCGACCCCGTCGCTATCTGGACCTTCCTCCGGAGGACCCGCCGGAGGAGCCTCCGCTCGAGCCACCCCTGGAGCCGCTGCCCGATGATCCCGTCGAGGAGGAGTGGGAGCCCGGCGCCGAGTAGGCCGCAGGCGAACCCGCGGTCGCCAGGGCTTCCTCGAACCGGGCCTTCCTGGCCTCGTATCCGGGGGTCTGGCCGCCTTCGACGTCCTCCAGCTCCTCCATCCTGTCCTCGGGGGAGGGATGGGTCTGCCAGAAGCCCGGACCGCTGCGCCCGGAGACGGCCGCCATCCTGCCGAGCACCCGGGAAAGGCCGGCGGGATCGTATCCTGCATTCGCGGCGATGATGGCTGCAAGGCTGTCTGCAGAGGACTCCGCCTCGCGTGAGTAGCCCTTGGTCACGAGAGCCTCCGTGATGTCTGCGGTCACGTCGCCGTAGCTGTCGGCGGCCTCCTGGACCTCCTGGGAGCCGAACCTCTCGGCACCGGCCATCCCGGCGACAGAGAAGGCCTGCACCCAGCGGGCCTGCTGCACCGTGCCCATGCCGTGGCTGAGGCAGACGTGAGCTATCTCGTGGGCCAGGACGCACGCGAGCTCGTCCTCGTCGCGGATCTGGTCGAGGAGCCCCCGGGTGATGAAGATCGTTCCCCCGGGGCAGGCCATGGCGTTGATCTCGGTCGAGCCGAGGAGCTGGAAGTGCCAGCCGCCGTACGTGCAGGGCTTTGGCGAGTTCATGGCCGTCCAGGAGCCCACGGAGTTGAGATAGGAATGGAAGGGGTACCCGCCCACCGGCGTGTAGGTCTCCAGGATGTTCGCGGCCACCGCACGGCCGATGTAGTACTCCTCGCTGTCGGATATCCCGCGCCCGGCCTGCGCGAAGGCGTCCACGACGCCGATCGCCGTCTGCGCGTCATCGCTCTCGATGATGTCGGTGATGTCGTCCAGGCCCCATGCCACGAGGCCGAGCACCAGGAGGAGGTGCGTCATCTCGATCCCCCCCTCGGGGTCCCGCCCGCGGGCGGAGTCTGGGGCGCCTCTCCGGAGACTTCGGGCAGCAGTGCCGGGTCGACCAGCCCGCCGTCGGCCAGGAAGGCGTTCATGAATGCCTCGGTGATCTCGAAGGCCTCGATCCTGTCGACCGCCTCGAAGTCGAGAGAGGGGTTGTCGCTCTCGTACTGCGCCTCAACGTCGGAGTTGAAGCCCCTGCCGGCGAGCGTGACCTCGTCCTGGGTGACGGAACCGGAGCCCGACTGGACAGAGCCCGACCCCGCCGAAGCCGAGGTCAGCGCCGTGGCGTGCACCCATCCGCTCAGGGATGACGAGACCGAGACCCTGAACCACTGGTTGCCGACTTCGAGGACCGTCAGCACCTGCCCGAGCTCCAGCTCCGCGATGGGCTGGGCATAGAAGGCAGGCGACGGGAAGACATACTGCCTCATCACCTTCACGGTTGCCTCGTCGCCGGCCGATAGGGCCGTATCGGAGGCGAGCAGTGCCAGCATCAGCGCCAGAACAGCCATTCCCCACTCCTCACTTGGATGTCATGTCGAACACGCCGCCCCAGCCCTCCGCGGGGGATCTGCCGGCGAATTCGGCGCTACGCTTCGCCATGACGGAGGACGCACCGTCCCCTGCCGCGGCGAGTGAATCGAACATGGCGGCCGCGCGCTCGAACCCCAATGCCCGGTAGACCGCCAGGGCCTCGGCGTAGAGCGCGGCTGTCCGCATCGTCTCTTCAGGAACCAGTCCACGATAGCCAAGGAGCTCGAATATGTCCACGGGGGTCTTCTGTCCGACCACACGGATGGAATCGAGCTCGCGGAAGACGAACCCGTCGCCCGCGGCCTCCACCGTGGCCCTCGAGGCCATGATGCGGGTGCGGTAGGCCTTGTTGACGCCCTCGAGCCTCGAGGCGAGGTTCACCGAGCTGCCCATCATCGTGTAGTCGAACCTGCGCGACGACCCCATGTTGCCCACCGTCATCAGGCCGGTGTTGAGCCCCGTCCGGGGCTTCAGCTCGGGCAGGCCCTCGGCCGACAGCACAGCGTTCAGATCGGCCAGCGAGTCCCTCATCGCGAGCACGGCCCTGCAGGCTGCCGCGGCATGGTCCCCGCACGGCAGGGGGGCGTTCCAGAATGCGACTATCGCGTCGCCGATGTACTTGTCCAGCGTTCCCCCGTGCTCGAGGATCGTGTCGGTCATCATGCCCAGGTAGCGGTTCAGCAGGTGCACGAGCTCCGGCGGGGAGAGCTTCTCGGAGAATGAGGTGAAGCCCGCGAGATCGGAGAAGTAGGCCGTCATGACCTTCTGCTCGCCCCCGAGGACCAGGAGCTCGGGGCGCCTGGAGAGCTGCTCGACGACCGTGGGCGAAAGGTACTGGGAGAACGCGGCCCTGATCTCCTTCCGCTGCCTGTTGGCGTTCCCGTACGAGAGGATGCTGCCGGCCAGGAGGGCGGCCGCTCCCGCCGAGAGCGGATAGACCGCCTCGAGCCAGATGTTCTGCGAGAATGCGAGGAATGCCGCGCCGGACCATGCCGCGAGAACGGCGAGGCCGGCCGCGCCCTGGAGCAGGACCGACCTGCCCAGGAGGAAGGCTCCGGCACACAGGAGAGCAACAACAAGAGCGCACGCCAGGGACACCTGCGTGCCCGGCCTCCTGAGGGCCACGCCCGCGAGGATGTTGTCCGCCGTATTGGCGTGGACCTCGACCCCGGGGCAGATGGCCGAGTAGGGAGTGGGCTTGAGGTCGTACAGACCCGGCGCGGTGTAGCCGACGAACACTATGGCGTTGCGGAAAATCGCGGGGTCGACGGGGGATGGCTGCCCGGAGGCCTCGGCCTGGACGGCCTCGAGCAGATCGGCTATCGGCACGTATCTGAATGTGGCCGTGGGCCCCCTGAACCTGAGGATCATCCTGTAGTCCTCGTCGAGCGGTATCCGGGCGTTCCCTATCGAGAGAAGGCCGGGCTCCAGGGAGACCGGAGGCCTGCCGGCGGAGAGCCATGCCGCTGCAAGGGCGAGGCATGGAACAGGTCCGTCGGGGGTGTCGGTGAAGACTCCCACCCTCCTGAACACCCCGTCGGCGTCGGGGACGGCAGAGACGTTGCCGAGGGCCGCGGCGCCCTCGAGGATGGGGTCGAACGGGGGAGTGCTGGTCCACGCCGAGTCGAGACCCGGCCAGCTTCCCTCCACGGGCATGATGGCACTTGCGGGTATCGGCCTGCCGTCACGCTTCTGCAGGGCCACGGCGAAGACTGCGCTCCCGAAGGCCTCCGCGCTGTCGCCGAGGGCTTCGTCGTCGGCCGTCCCGTACAGCGACGGGAGGTCGTAGAGAACATCGAAGGCCACCACGCTGGCGCCCCAGCGCCGGAGGACGCCCAGGCAGTCGCCGTAGAGCTGCCTCGGCCACGGCCAGCCGAGCCATGGCAGGCGCTCGAGCGATCCGCCGTCGACCGTCACGATGATGATGGAGGGATCGGGCGGCGTGGGCTGGGCCTTGAACCTCAGGTCGAGCGTACGGTTCTCGAGAGACTGCACGAAGCCGAGCCTGGAAATGGGAAGGAGCACGACCGCGCAGACCGCCGCGAGCGCGACCAGCCTCAGCGGGAAGGGGATCCTGGCGAGCCGGCGATCGAGGCCCATGATTCCTCCTGGTTGGATGCTGCCGCCATTATCGTTCCGCCTCCGTTCAAGTCAACGGATGGCGGGGATCCCGGCTCTTCCTGCGGGAGCCGCGGAAGGCTAGAATCGAGGAGCCCGGGCGGACGGGCGGGAGGCGGGACATGGACGGGGATGCAGGGCGCCTCGGTTCGATATTCAGGATCCTCAAGGCCATAAACAGGGTTCGGAGCCTCGACGCGCTCCTGACCCTCCTGGCGAGGGAGACATCCGAATCGATAGGCGCCGAGCGCTCCACCGTATTCATCTTCGACAGGGCCAGGAACGCACTCTGGTCGGTGGTTGCCGAAGGCCTCGACAGGCAGATCTGGCTCGACGCCGACCACGGGCTCGCCGGACATGTCCTCCGCACGGGCAGTACGCTGCTGACACCGGACGTCTCGCTCGATTCGCGCTTCGACTCCTCGGTGGACCGCTCCACCGGGTTCACGACGCGGAACGCACTCACCGTGCCGATCCGCGACACCCGCGGAGAAGTGACCGGAGTCTTCCAGGCCGTGAACAAGCGGGGCGGCGTCTTCACGCCGGAGGATGCCGACTTCCTGGAGGCCGTGGCCGCCGAGGCGGGCGTCACTATCGAGAACGTATCCCTGTACGAGAAGAGGCGGCGCATGCTCGAATCCCTCATACAGGCGCTCGCATACTCGATCGAGGCGCGGGACCCCATGACGGCCGGCCACAGCGGGAACGTGATGAAGTATGCCGGCGGCATCTCCAGGGCCATGGGCCTGCCGGCGGGGGTGGTGAGGGAGATAGAGTACGCCGCCCTGCTCCACGACTACGGCAAGATCGGCGTGCCCGACGCCATCCTGCGCAAGCCCGACCCGCTCGATCCCGCCGAGACCGAGGTGATGCGGAGCCACGTGGAGCAGACCGGGAGGATACTGAACGCCATAGAGTTCGAGGAGGACCTGGAATCGGTGGCGAGGTTCGCCCTCGAGCACCACGAGAGGATGGACGGGACGGGCTATCCTTCGGGGCTCCCGGGCGACGCGATTTCGCTCGGGGGAAGGATCATCGCGGTGGCCGACGTGTTCGAGGCGCTCACCGCCAAGAGGCACTACCGCGACCCCATGAACGTGATGGACGCGCTCGCAGCGATCCGTCGGGAAGCGGGGACCTCGTTCGATCCGGCGGTGGTGCAGGCGCTCGAATCCTATCTGTACGGCGGCTCCCGGAACTCCTGAAGTCCGGGCGGCTCACGCCGCGGACGGAGCGGCCCCTCTCCCGCCTCCGCGCCTTCCCAGCAGCAGGTAGTAGGAACCCGCCGACAGCAGGTAGAAGACTATCGTGACGTAGAACGAGAAGGCGAAGGAGTACCTGTCGATTATCGCGCCGCCCGCGGCCGCGCTCAGGGTCATCGACCCGTTCCAGGCGATGGCCGACACGGCATTGGTGAAGGGCCTGTCCTCCGGCTTCTGGATCTCCATCTCGAAGTTGGCGGATATCGGCAGGTTCATGTTCATAAGCATGCCCCTCATCACGAAGGCCGAGACCGCCAGGGCCAGGTTCCTCGTGAGGGCCAGCACCAGCATGAACGGGACCGAGAGCAGCTCGGTCAGCACGATGCTCCCCACCATCCCGTATCTCCGGGTCAGGATGGGGGCCGAGAGCATCCCCAGGAAGAGGCCCACCTGCATCAGCGAGAAGTAGAAGCCGATCCTCGGCGGATCCAGCCCGAACTCGTTCCTGAAGTACAGGTTCATGAAGGGGATCACCAGGCCCGCGCCCAGGCCCACGAAGATCTTCGGGATCATCAGCCGTCGGATCACGTTCCAGTCGTAGGACTTCAGCTTGTGTATCAGGCCTCCGGGCGCCCGCGGAGCGGGGGAGTCGCCCTCTATGCGCGAGAAGGGGATGATCGCGAGCAGGCTGGCCGCCACGGCGAAGTAGAGCGAGTACTCCTGCGCGGCTGCGGCGCTGCCGGCCAGGCCCGTGACAGTGAAGAGCCCCGGGAGCATCCCGCCGAAGAGGAATCCCATCAGGCTCGAAAGCATCCCCACGGCCGAGTTCACGCTGAAGACGTAGATCCTCTCGCCCTCTCCGCTCTCGGCCATGAGGAAGGGCGACGAAGCGATCCTGTAGAAGGTGACGAACATGGTCGCCGAGAGGCTCATGAGGCGGATCATCGGCACGTCGCCCGCCAGGACCATCAGTACGTAGCAGGCGCACGAGAGGATTGTCGACCAGACCAGGACGAGCTTGGTCCGCACGCGCTCCAGCACCAGGGCGGCCGGCACGGCGGCGATCGCGGCCCCGAGGGAGCCCGCGGCCAGGATCTGCCCGATCGAGGTCTCTGTGAACGACTGCTCCTTGAGGTACAGATTGAAGAGCAGGCTGAAGACGGACATCCCCAGGCCGTTGAACAGCCCGCCCCAGATGAAGAGCCGGGCGTTGCGCGAGAAGGCTCCCAGCCCATCGAGGTATCTCTTCGCGGTGCTCACCGTGCGCCCCCGCCCGCGAGCTCGCGGCTGAACGCCAGCAGTATGGAGGCGATCACCAGGGCGCAGCCGATCCATCCCGCGGGGGAGAGCCTCTCGCCCAGGAGGATCGCGCCCCCGGCCGCGGCGACGACCGCCTCGCCGATGTAGATGAGCGAGGAGACGGCGCCGCCGAGGCTCGGCTGCCAGCGGATCTGCCAGTACATCAGCATGCTCGTCGCGAAGACCGAAAGGTACAGCAGGCCTGCGAGCGCGCCGGGGTTCGGGTCCATCGTGAACCCGCCCATGACGGGGATCAGCGCGAGGGATCCGAGGGCGACCACCGAGAGCATCCCGGCCGTTATCTCCATCGAGCGGCCGGGGATCCACAGCCTGTCGATCAGGGCGATCTCGACGGCCCAGAACACAGCGCTCGCGGCCGTGAGGAGGTCGCCCGTCCCTATGCCGCCGGAGGGGTCGGCCAGGAGCCACACGCCGGCGAGAGCGATGCCCACGGAGGCGAAGTGGACGAGCCGCGGCCTCCTGCCGCAGAGCGGCCACGAGACGAACGGGGCTATGGCTACGTAGAGCGAGGTGATGAAGGCCGACTTGCCCGGCCCGGTCTGCCGGAGCCCGGCGAGCTGGAAGGCGTACCCTCCCAGGAGGGAGAGGCCGAGCAGGATGGAGGGCATGACTATCCGGGAGAGGGGGGGCGTCCCGGACGGCGCGCGCCTGGCCGAAGCGGCCGCGAAGGGCGCCAGGACGGCGGCGGCGACGATGAACCTCGCCGCGAGCAGCACCCCTGGGGACATGGACGCGAAGAGGGCCTTCGCCACCAGGAAGGTGGAGCCCCACATCACTGTCCCCGCCGAGAGGAACAGCGCCGCCTTGCGCTTCTCGTCCATGTCTTCCTTGTGTCAGGGAGGGAACCGGCCGGGCGAAGATAACGAATCCCGCCCCCCCGTGGCGCCGCCCCCCCAGAACGCCATTAACTCCTTTAACTTTCTCTGGCGAAGGCCCTCCCTCTCGCTGCGCCCCTTATGCCAAGGGTCCCGGGTTTGCATATTGGAACGTCTTCCGCTGAAGGAGGGGTCATGCGGAGGGGTGGAACCGGGGTATTCCCCAGGGTCGCGGCCGTCGCCGCAGCCCTCGGGCTTGTGGCAGCCGCTGTCTTCGCGGAGAGCATAGGGCTAGGCCCGGGTCCGGGCACGGGCAGGTTCCGGGTCATTTCTGCGATCCTGGCGACCGGGCTTCTGACTTACGGCATCCTCGGCAGCAGGTTCGGCTCGCTCTTCCGGGCCATCGGCCTGGTGTTCGCCTGGGCCGCGGTGGCCGTGCTCGTGCTGGAGGCGGCTTCATTCGCCGTCTCGAGGCTCGATCCGGCCCGCCGGGGCGGCACCCCTCCGGATGTCGAGCCGCCCTGGAGCGTCGCTCCGTCGGGAATCACGTACGAACCCTACACGGGATGGGGTAATGATCCAGCAACTGCCGCCCCCGGCGTGATCCTCGACGCGTCGGGCTGCAGGACCGTGCCCGGCTCCTCGACCGATCCATCCGCATTCACCGTGTACGTCTACGGAGGCGATGCCGTGCTCGGCGCCTCGATCGCCGACTCCGCCACGATCCCGTGTTTCATCCAGGAGGGGCTCGACTCTATCCGGCAGTCCCCCGTCAGGGTCGAGAACAGGGCGCGCCCGGGATGGACATCCACCCAGGCGCTGGTTGATCTGATGCTTTCGCTTCGCTCGGGCGCGGAACCGGATCTGGTCCTGTTCGTCGGCGGTTTCGAGGATGCCTCGGCGGCATGGAGCGCCGGCAGAGCCGGCGGGCATCTCTGCATGAGAATCATGGAGTCCTGCTTCACGAATCCCCGGCAGGGCGCGGGCGGCGGTCCCTGGAGGGCGGCACTGCAGTCCACCGAGACCTGGGGCTTCGTGTCCCCGCTCCTCCCCGGCGGCGCCGGAGGCGTGCCGGGAGCGGGGGATGGCTCCGCCCCCGAATCCCTAGGCGTCGAAGCCGCCGGGGTCTTCCTCGCCAACGCCGCGATGGCCGAAGGCCTGGGGCGCATCCACGGCTTCGAATGCCGCTTCTGCTGGCTGCCGGGCGTCCTCGTCACAGGCAAGGCCCTGACGCCCCCGGAGCAGGCCATCGTCGACGCCATGATGGACCTCGGACACGGCGCGGCGGACTTCGCGGCGCTGCTCGCAGCCTGCTCGGAGGAGATAAAGGCGGCAGACCCCCGCGAGGCCTGCGTCGTCTCGCTCGCCTCATCGCTCGATTCGCTCGAGGGCATAGTCTTCACAGGTCCCACGGGAACCTGCATGACCGCCGACGGCAACCTGGCCGTCGCCCGTGCGATCCTCGCAGGACTGGGGTACTGATCGTGGAACAGTAGTCGTCAACCGCCGACTCTGCGGCATTCTCCCAGGAGATGCGCCTGTGACAGAAAGACATGAACCGGAGAAACCAGTTCGGGATGGAAATGCCGCACGCTACTCCTCTCTTGTCAGGGCTGTCGCCGCTGTCTCCGGTTCCCTCATGATCGCAGCCGCTCTTGCCGCCGACCTCATCGGGCTGAGCGTGCAGGGCGGATTCAGCAGGAACCAGATCCTCATGATGGCTGCAGGGCTGCTGCTGATCGCAGCTTCCATGCTGGGCAGGAGATTCCCCCGGGTCTACAATGCTGCGGGAGTCATCCTCCTGAACACACTCGTCGCACTGCTCCTCATCGAGATCATCTCGCTCATGGCCATGAAGATCTGGAATCCCAGGGAGATGGCGGTGCGGGCGATCAAGGAGCAGGTAGCAAATCTGTCCCAAGAGGAAGTCTCCGTTGTTCTCGGGCACTATGTCTCCTACCTGGTCTGGAAGGCCGATCCGCTCCAGCAGGGAGAGGAATCGACGGACGAGCGCGGATTCCGGAACACCTCATACCTAAGCACGGACCCCGATGCATACGAGATCTTCATGTTCGGCGGGTCGGCGATGTGGGGCCTCGGAGTGCCGGACTCCTGCACGATCGCATCCCTGCTCCAGAGACGGTTCAACGAATCGCTCGACATCCCCGTGAGGATATCGAACTACGGCCAGATCTCGTGGGTCTCCACCCAGGAGCTGATATGCCTGATGATGGAGCTGCGGGACGGCGCAAGACCCGATCTGGTCATCTTCTACGACGGATTCAACGACGTGTGGAGTTCGTATCAGAACGGAACGGCCGGGGAGCACCAGAACCTCCCCCAGTTGCGGAGCAGGATCGAGGGTACCGAAATACTGATGATCCGGAGCAACCTGCCGAAACTGATCTTCGAAAGCACGAACCTGGCACTCCTGATGAGGCTGGTACGCACCGATGGGACGCTCAGGCAGGAACCGGTCGAGATCGCGACCTACAGGACCATGGGAGTGGACGTTCATGCCCTCGCCGAGAGCACATATGCCGTATATTCGAGGAACATGGACATGGCTGCATCGCTCGGCAGCCAGTACGGGTTCGACTGCCTGTTTCTGTGGCAACCCTGCATCTACTGTGGTGACAAGACACTGACCCCGCATGAGCAGGAAATCCTGGAGTGCGGATCGGAGTTCTTCCGGGCGGGGGGGTACTCAGCATGGATGGAACTGGTCACCCTGACAGATGATCAAGTTGAGGCAGCTGTGCATTCCCGGAATCAACATATCGATCTCTCTGGCGTTCTGGACTACACCAGGGAGGAGTGCTACAGTGACTTCGCCGGCTGCCATCTGAACCCGTTCGGGAATGCCGTCGTCGCGGATTCCCTGGCCTGTCTGATCCGCGACCTGGGTTCGATACATGCAGTCATGCCGGAAAGGGCGGAAACGCCCCTCTGACAATCAACCTCAGATCTCGGCGAGACCTCGGTTCGATGCAGCCTCTGCCTTCTGCTCCAGCCTCTCCAGCAGGGGTTCCAGCCAGAGCCGTTCGCGTGTGAAGCGAAGGCTCGTGCCGCCATCCAGCCCTGACACATGCATGTATGCATCGGCATGCCGTGAGAGAAGCCAGGCGGGCGAACTCTCGAGGTCGTACAGGGTCGTGTCGCCAAGGATTTCACAGGGCGATATCTCGATCCACGAAGCTTCGTCGAAGGGATCGGAGACGAAGAGCCTGCAACGACCGGTGGTTGCGCAGGAGTTCATCATCCAGAGGTCGTCAGAAACAGCGATTGCTCCATTTCCGATGGACATCGAAGAGTCGCACGGAGACTGGCATGTGCGTGTCGACGGCCAGAAGGGAAGCACATCGGTCGAATCGTCCGAGAACCTGGCGAAGAGGCATTCTGGATCTCCACCGGCATCGATTACCGGCCAGACCTGCTCCCAGAACGAAGACTCCCCGAACACCCCGGAACCTTCGGCCCCGATCGTGGACAATGCCTCTATGTAGGCGCCCGGCCAGACAGTGCCGTATCCGGCGACATCGCTCCGGATGCCGCTCACGAAGATCATCGCATCGTTGCCAGTACTTCGCTCAAGATCGGCGAGCCTCTCGA is a genomic window containing:
- a CDS encoding glutaminyl-peptide cyclotransferase, encoding MRPFLLGVFVSIQALTACSSPERVPGPAPAGNPPGVAGPGFDAWVAVITDTLEHDRTMFTQGLCFYDGDIYESSGGYGSSRLRRIAWPSMEILEEVVLPDSLFAEGIAIVDDTLCMLTWREGTALRFTVPDLARCGSFSYDGEGWGLAASESLLYMSDGSGTIALRDPSTFVELGSIEVRAGGSVAPFLNELEYRDGVLYANQWGLGTILAIDAATGRVASIMDASGLLDPSGWSGADVLNGIAFDSGGRMILTGKCWPWMFAVEPVTPQRN
- a CDS encoding M48 family metallopeptidase, which translates into the protein MTHLLLVLGLVAWGLDDITDIIESDDAQTAIGVVDAFAQAGRGISDSEEYYIGRAVAANILETYTPVGGYPFHSYLNSVGSWTAMNSPKPCTYGGWHFQLLGSTEINAMACPGGTIFITRGLLDQIRDEDELACVLAHEIAHVCLSHGMGTVQQARWVQAFSVAGMAGAERFGSQEVQEAADSYGDVTADITEALVTKGYSREAESSADSLAAIIAANAGYDPAGLSRVLGRMAAVSGRSGPGFWQTHPSPEDRMEELEDVEGGQTPGYEARKARFEEALATAGSPAAYSAPGSHSSSTGSSGSGSRGGSSGGSSGGSSGGRSR
- a CDS encoding SH3 domain-containing protein, which translates into the protein MAVLALMLALLASDTALSAGDEATVKVMRQYVFPSPAFYAQPIAELELGQVLTVLEVGNQWFRVSVSSSLSGWVHATALTSASAGSGSVQSGSGSVTQDEVTLAGRGFNSDVEAQYESDNPSLDFEAVDRIEAFEITEAFMNAFLADGGLVDPALLPEVSGEAPQTPPAGGTPRGGSR
- a CDS encoding adenylate/guanylate cyclase domain-containing protein, encoding MGLDRRLARIPFPLRLVALAAVCAVVLLPISRLGFVQSLENRTLDLRFKAQPTPPDPSIIIVTVDGGSLERLPWLGWPWPRQLYGDCLGVLRRWGASVVAFDVLYDLPSLYGTADDEALGDSAEAFGSAVFAVALQKRDGRPIPASAIMPVEGSWPGLDSAWTSTPPFDPILEGAAALGNVSAVPDADGVFRRVGVFTDTPDGPVPCLALAAAWLSAGRPPVSLEPGLLSIGNARIPLDEDYRMILRFRGPTATFRYVPIADLLEAVQAEASGQPSPVDPAIFRNAIVFVGYTAPGLYDLKPTPYSAICPGVEVHANTADNILAGVALRRPGTQVSLACALVVALLCAGAFLLGRSVLLQGAAGLAVLAAWSGAAFLAFSQNIWLEAVYPLSAGAAALLAGSILSYGNANRQRKEIRAAFSQYLSPTVVEQLSRRPELLVLGGEQKVMTAYFSDLAGFTSFSEKLSPPELVHLLNRYLGMMTDTILEHGGTLDKYIGDAIVAFWNAPLPCGDHAAAACRAVLAMRDSLADLNAVLSAEGLPELKPRTGLNTGLMTVGNMGSSRRFDYTMMGSSVNLASRLEGVNKAYRTRIMASRATVEAAGDGFVFRELDSIRVVGQKTPVDIFELLGYRGLVPEETMRTAALYAEALAVYRALGFERAAAMFDSLAAAGDGASSVMAKRSAEFAGRSPAEGWGGVFDMTSK
- a CDS encoding HD domain-containing phosphohydrolase, translated to MDGDAGRLGSIFRILKAINRVRSLDALLTLLARETSESIGAERSTVFIFDRARNALWSVVAEGLDRQIWLDADHGLAGHVLRTGSTLLTPDVSLDSRFDSSVDRSTGFTTRNALTVPIRDTRGEVTGVFQAVNKRGGVFTPEDADFLEAVAAEAGVTIENVSLYEKRRRMLESLIQALAYSIEARDPMTAGHSGNVMKYAGGISRAMGLPAGVVREIEYAALLHDYGKIGVPDAILRKPDPLDPAETEVMRSHVEQTGRILNAIEFEEDLESVARFALEHHERMDGTGYPSGLPGDAISLGGRIIAVADVFEALTAKRHYRDPMNVMDALAAIRREAGTSFDPAVVQALESYLYGGSRNS
- a CDS encoding MFS transporter; this translates as MSTAKRYLDGLGAFSRNARLFIWGGLFNGLGMSVFSLLFNLYLKEQSFTETSIGQILAAGSLGAAIAAVPAALVLERVRTKLVLVWSTILSCACYVLMVLAGDVPMIRLMSLSATMFVTFYRIASSPFLMAESGEGERIYVFSVNSAVGMLSSLMGFLFGGMLPGLFTVTGLAGSAAAAQEYSLYFAVAASLLAIIPFSRIEGDSPAPRAPGGLIHKLKSYDWNVIRRLMIPKIFVGLGAGLVIPFMNLYFRNEFGLDPPRIGFYFSLMQVGLFLGMLSAPILTRRYGMVGSIVLTELLSVPFMLVLALTRNLALAVSAFVMRGMLMNMNLPISANFEMEIQKPEDRPFTNAVSAIAWNGSMTLSAAAGGAIIDRYSFAFSFYVTIVFYLLSAGSYYLLLGRRGGGRGAAPSAA
- a CDS encoding DMT family transporter, with product MDEKRKAALFLSAGTVMWGSTFLVAKALFASMSPGVLLAARFIVAAAVLAPFAAASARRAPSGTPPLSRIVMPSILLGLSLLGGYAFQLAGLRQTGPGKSAFITSLYVAIAPFVSWPLCGRRPRLVHFASVGIALAGVWLLADPSGGIGTGDLLTAASAVFWAVEIALIDRLWIPGRSMEITAGMLSVVALGSLALIPVMGGFTMDPNPGALAGLLYLSVFATSMLMYWQIRWQPSLGGAVSSLIYIGEAVVAAAGGAILLGERLSPAGWIGCALVIASILLAFSRELAGGGAR
- a CDS encoding SGNH/GDSL hydrolase family protein encodes the protein MTERHEPEKPVRDGNAARYSSLVRAVAAVSGSLMIAAALAADLIGLSVQGGFSRNQILMMAAGLLLIAASMLGRRFPRVYNAAGVILLNTLVALLLIEIISLMAMKIWNPREMAVRAIKEQVANLSQEEVSVVLGHYVSYLVWKADPLQQGEESTDERGFRNTSYLSTDPDAYEIFMFGGSAMWGLGVPDSCTIASLLQRRFNESLDIPVRISNYGQISWVSTQELICLMMELRDGARPDLVIFYDGFNDVWSSYQNGTAGEHQNLPQLRSRIEGTEILMIRSNLPKLIFESTNLALLMRLVRTDGTLRQEPVEIATYRTMGVDVHALAESTYAVYSRNMDMAASLGSQYGFDCLFLWQPCIYCGDKTLTPHEQEILECGSEFFRAGGYSAWMELVTLTDDQVEAAVHSRNQHIDLSGVLDYTREECYSDFAGCHLNPFGNAVVADSLACLIRDLGSIHAVMPERAETPL